The nucleotide sequence CAACAATTTTAGGAATTTCAAGTGGTTCTAAAAAAGTAATGTTATTAAAAACAAGAGGGTAACTTTCTACAGTTTTAGAAATACTTTGATATACCCAAAATTGTGAAAGAAAAAACATCGAAAAAAATGGAATTAGAACTATTATTACAAAAACCAAAAATTTCTTTATTGAAATTCTTCTTTCTTTCACCTTATATAAGTTTAATCTTTCCAACACTTATCCCCCCTCTTTTTAAGAGACCTAAAACCCCTAAAAATCTATAATGTTTAACTAATGGAATAAAATCTTGAAAAAAGAATCTATTTAATAAAAGAGTAGAATCATCATAATGTTCTTTTAAAAGCTCATTAATTATATTTGAATCAGTTACAATTTGAATAGTTTGTATATTTTCAAGTCCTATTTTTTCTTCCATCGAATTTATAGTAATAAAGACTTCACGTTCAATCAACGATAAAAAATCACTAAAGAAATTCATCAAAAAGGCTTTAACATCTTTGATTAATGTTTCATCGTCAATATATTCCAATTCGTATACAGAATAACCAAACTCATCCAATAAAACCTCGTCAAAATTTTTTAAACTTAAATCAGAGTATCTTACCTCAATTAAATCTGAATCATTAAAAACTAACATTCCTGAATACTTTTTGTTTATAAACAACTGCATACTATATCCAGTGAATCTACTCAAAAGAATAGATTCTTTGAAGAAATCTGGATATAGAATATCTGGTTCTGGGATTTTTTTAGCATAAAGGTTTTGAAAATAATTCTGAAGTTCTTCTTTTTTTACAACAAACACATTTGCAATATTATTAGATGTTATTAAATAATCGTAATATATTTGCTCTGGTTGTATACCCAAATTTTGTGTAATTTCTAATAGTAATAACTTGTCAATTTCCTTTTTGTTTTTTACTGTGGGAAGAGGAATCTTCAAATTTAAAATATAATCCCATGGAATGTTAACAACGATTATATCATCCACAGTGGGTTGAAAATCTAAATCCCATTCTTTGAAAGAAGATAACCTAGTTTTACCAAAAAAATATTCAAGACTTCCATAAAAAATTTCATTATCATTTCTAAAATCAAATGAAATAATCCTTTTACCTAAAATTTCCCTTAACAAACTTTCCCTCCTATTCCCCTGAAATATCAAAAACAATAGGTTCAATTTTAAAATTTCCAAATGTACCTCCACTAACTCTATACAGTGGAATAATTGTTAAATCAAGTTTATTAAAATAATCCCCTAAATCCACCTCTTTTGTTATAACTACATTTTCTTTCTCAAAAAACGTGTAATGAATATATACTTTATTTTTAGAATACCTTATATAATCAGCATTTGAAGACCAAAGCCCACAATATACAATTGTTTTAAACAATTCTTCATTTAAGACAACTTTATCCATTAAATTGAATACAGATATAACACTAATGGAAAATATAATGACAGTTATAATCAGAACAGTTATAACTTCAATATAAGTCATATTATCCTCCAAAAGTTGATTGCATTTGAAAAATAGTCGAATACATTGTATACGCTAAAAAAGCAATAAACAATCCCACAAAGGCTATCATCAAAGGTTCTAACATAGACAAAAGTTTCTTAGTATCCTGTTGTATTTGATCATCAAAAAAATCTGCAACTTTTTCCATAACAACCTCAAGTTTACCTGTTTCCTCACCTGTACCTATCATTTCATAAATTATTTGTGGGAACACTTTCTCAGATTTTAGAGCCTGCTTTAATGAACTACCACTTTTTACCTTTTCTTCTACACTTTTTATTTTAGAAATAAATTTTCTGTTATTAGACGCTTTTGCCGCCATTTCTAACGAATCAATTATTGAAACACCGCTTCCAACTAATACCCCAAAGGTTCTGGAAAATCTTTCATACGTAATCTTTTCCCTAAGTTTTCTAATCGGTGGAAACAAATTTCCTAAAAACTCCTTAAATATTTTTCCATATTCAGTCTTGAAAAACACGTAAATGCCAATAAATATCAACACTGAAAAGAAACCAACCAAAAATCCGTTTTCAGTTAATAATTTATTCAACTTAACAAGCGTTGAAATTAAACCAGAAGTTGGAATGTTACCAAAAACCGAAAACAATTTTGGTAAAATAAATAAACTAATTACCAAAACCACTACTATAGCAAAACTCAGTATAAAAATTGGATAAACCATTGCCGTTTTTACTTGTTGTTGAGTCCTGTTTAAATTTTCATAATAATTAGATAATTTCTCTAAAGTTTCTTCAAGTACTCCTCCTTCTTCTCCAGCCTTTAACATATTAATAAACACTTCATCAAAAACCCCTTGTTTTTTAAACGCCTCTGTTAATGATGTCCCAACGTCTAATTCATTTACTACGTTAACAAGAACATTTCTAAATCTTTTAGAAAAAATTTCTTGGTTTGATAGTATATAAATTGCTTCTCTCAATCTTAGTCCCGCTTTTATCATAGTTTCTAATTGCCTTGTAAAAAAGACTATATCTTTTAGTGGAATCCCAAATATATTCTTTAATCCTTTTCTCTTTTTCGACTCCTTGATATCTACTATCATCAACCCATTTGATTTTAGCCTTCCCAATGCTTCCTGCAAACTAGAAGCTTCAATCTCTCCTTTAACCTTCTTCATATCTTTGTTATACGCAAGATATACAAATTTCAATGCTTAACCCCTCTCTTTCTTAATATCCCCTCATTTAACTCATATACTATTCCCTTAAAATCAACAAATTTCTCAAAATCATGTGTAACAATAATCAAAGTCTTTCTAGCATCATCATTCCACTTTTTTAAATATTGAATTATTTTTTTTTCATTTTTCCTATCTAGTCCAACTGTCGGCTCATCTAAAATTAGAATATCTGGATTATGAGCGACAGCAGAGGCTATGGCTATTCTTCTTTGTTCTCCACCTGATAACTGAAATGGAGATCTATCCAAATACTCATTCAAATCAAAAAAATTTACAACTTCTTTAAATCGCATTTTTGGATTCTCCACCTCAAAATTTTTGATTGAAAAATATATCTCATCTCTAACTTTTTCAGAAAAAAATTGTCTTTCTGGAAATTGAAATGAAAAACCTATCTTCTTTCTATATTCATATGGATTTTCATAAGGATCTCTAAAATCATCTATCCAAATTTTACCACTAGTAGGTTTAATTAAAAAATCTAATAGATATAGAAGCGTGGTTTTACCACTTCCAGTATTCCCAAGAATAAAAACAGTTTCTCCATCATTAATTCTAAAATTTATATCTTTTAACACATGTTTCTCAAATGGTGTATTTTGATTGTAAATATATTCAACTTTTTCAAAAATCATTCTCATATTTTTCTGAATAATAAACTCTAATACCTCCCTCTTTACATAATTCTTTAACATTACCAAAAATATTCCTCATATATTCTCTTATTCTTTTTCCACCTTTATTATGGTACGCGACTAATTGTAAAGTACCATTTAAATTTAAATGTTCTTTGGACTTTTCAATTAGCTCCATCCAAACTTTCTTTCCCGCAACAATAGGCGGGTTCGATATTATATGATCAAATTTTTCGCCCTGCCACACCTCAAACAAATAACCTTGCTTCACAACCGCATTCACATTGTTATTTTTAGCGTTAATTTTTGCAAATTCAACGGCTCGTTCATTTATATCACTCATATACAAATCAATATTTGGATTTTCCTTTTTTAGAGTAATACCTATGACTCCATAACCACAACCTAAATCTAAAACCTTTCCACTATCTATATTAACATTCTCAATCAAGATTTTTGTAGCCTTATCAATTTTACCAAAAGAATAAACTCCACTAGGAGATTTAAATTTATAGATATGTCCATTCTTTAATGTTAAAACTATTTCTCTGACTTTCAATTTACTTGTTGGCTTTTCTGTATAATAATGTTCAAACACTAAAATCCCTCCAATATTTTATGTTCACCATACAATAACGGTTCCACATTATTATATAATTTCTCATCAATTATCTTTCCTACAAAAATAGAGTGATCCCCTGCATCATAAATACGAACTATTTCACATTCAATATAACCCACGATTCCCTTTAAGATTGGAATACCATTTTTACTTAATTCATAATCAATTCCTTCAAACTTGTCATAATCTCTCCCACTTACACTTCCAAAATGAATTGCTAAATCTTTTTGAAATTTACTCAATATATTTACACCAAAAAAACTGGAACTTTTTAGCAAAAGATAACTAAACCTTTCTTTACCAATAGAAATTACAATTAACTTTGGATTAATTGAAACTCTAGTTATCCACGCAACACTAATACCATTAATCTTGTCATTCAACCTCATTGTAACAACAACAGTTGAATTATAGATCTTTTTTACCACATCCATAATCTCACCTCTTTAAGTATTATATCATATGTAAATTTTTATAAAATTTTTTTACTCAAAATTTGTCTAATCAATAAACTTATGCTATATGATATAATTAATATGAAAAAGTTCAAAATTCGAGGAGGTGGCCTATTTTGATTAAAAAATTAAAAAACATCTCGAAACAATGTAGAGCAGATATTCTAACCATGACAACTGTTGCAGGTTCTGGACATCCAGGTGGTTCAATGTCATCAATTGACCTTTTAGTAACTTTATATTCTTTTGCAAATATCTTTCCAAATGATCCTTGGAATGAAAATCGTGACAGGATATTAGTCAGTCACGGACATATTTCACCAGCAGTTTATAGTACTTTGTCGGCATATGGTTTTATAAACAGAGATGATGTGCTATCAGGATTTAGACATCCTGGAAGTATATTTGAAGGTCACATTACACGCGGAATTCCTGGTATTGAATGGACTACTGGAAATCTCGGCCAAGGTTTATCCGCTGGAGTTGGAATGGCACTTGCAGCAAAATTAAAAAAGCAACAACATCACGTTTATGTATTAATGAGTGATGGTGAAAGTGCAAAAGGACAAGTTACTGAAGCAAGAAGAACCGCAAAAAAATACAATCTTGATAATTTAACAGTTATTATTGATTACAACGATATACAAATTAGTGGTAGAGCAAGAGATATTATGTACGTAAATATTAAAGAAGAATATGAAGCTGCTGGATGGAATGTTATAGAAATCGATGGTCATGATTTTGAGCAGATTTTATCTGCACTAAAAATAGCCAAAAATGATAAAAATCCAACTGTTATCATTGCACACACTATTATCGGTAAAGGTGTCAGCTTTATGGAAGATACTCCAAAATATCATGGAAAACCACTTTCACTCGATGAATATAAAAAAGCATTAAAAGAATTAGGAATATCTATTGATATCAACAAATACATTGAAATGAGAAAAAAAATAGATATTTCTGAACACAAAAAAATTTATTTAAAATACCCAATTTCAATAAATACTGGAAAACCAATAATATACAAAGAAAAAATCGATAACAGAACAGCCCTAGGTAATGCAATTGCCGATCTTGCCACTTTAAACGATAATGTAATTGCAATTGATTGTGATCTAAAATCATCCGTAAAACTTGATAAACTTGATCAAGTCAAACCGGAAAGTCTAATCGAAATTGGCGTTCAAGAACATAACGCTGCTGCAATTGCTGGGGCATTAAGTGCAGAAGGATTCGTAACATTCTTTGCCGATTTTGGAGTGTTTGGTATTGATGAAACCTTTAATCAACACAGATTAAACGCGATAAATAATACAAATTTAAAAGTTGTGGTAACTCACTGTGGCATTGATGTTGGAGAAGATGGAAAAACCCACCACGCACTAAATTACATTTCTGCTCCACTATCATGGTTTGGCTTTAAAGTGATCGTTCCTGCAGACCCAAATCAAACAGACAAGGTGATTAGGTATATTGCTACCCAATATGGTAACTATGTTGTAGCAATGGGAAGAAGTAAAATTGAACCTATTACAAAATCAGACGGCTCTATCTTCTATGATGAAAACTATGAATTTGAATACGGAAAAATCGATGTGATAAGAGATGGCGAAGAAATTGTTGTTATAACATATGGATCAGTATTACCACATGCTCTAAAAGCTGTAGATGAATTAGAAAAAGAAGGAATAAAAGTTGGACTTCTAAACGTTTCATGCCCATATGATCTTGATGAAGAAATACTTTCAAGATATGCAAGAAAAAAAGTTGTTGTTTTTGAAGATCATAATATATATAACGGTCTTGGTACTTTATTGGAGTCAAAATTATTTAATCTAAAGATTATCCCCGAAAAATTTGTAAAAGTTGGAATCGATAGATTCCCAGTTTCTGGTAATAGCAAATACCTGTTTGATATTTATGGACTTGACAGCCAAAAAATTAAAGAAACAATTAAGAACCTAATTTAAAAATTCCCCATCCATGTTGGATGGGGAATTTTTTTATTCTTCTTCATCATAATTCAAAAAATCTTCCAAATCTTCATCTATTGGTATTCCATCGTCTTCTTCTAAACTATCTATCGTTCTTTCTTCAAACTCCTCATCTGACATTCCAAATGGGTTCTTTGGATCTAGCTTACCGTTGAAAATCTCAACTTTACTTTTTCCATCAATTAAATAAGCTTTTGCATTAACTGTTCCGCTAACAGCACCTAATATTTTTTTTACTAATTCTTCATCAATATCATGATTTTCTGCACAAGTTAATATTAATTTACCATCTTTGTACCTTATTTCTGTCTGATTTTTCCGGGCAAGTTCTTCTATTTCTTTGTTTTTCATTATCGTATTTGCTTTTATATCACTTAAGAACATCTCTATAGTATAATGAAATGGCATAACACACCTCCATTATTCTTTACTAGCAAAATGCTTATTAATCTTTTTCATCAATCTTGATTTTCTTCTCGACGCTTCATTCTTATGTATTGCACCAATTTTTGCAGCTTTATCTATAAAACCTTGGGCAACTTTGTATAATTTTTCTACTTCATCTCTATCTTTACCTTCATTTAATGCTTCCAAAACTTTTTTAATAGAGTTTTTCATTCTTGTTTTATATGCTTTGTTTATCAATCTATTTCTTTCTGAAACTTTAACTCTTCTCTTTGCAGACTTTATGTTAGGCATTATCTCTACCTCCTATTATAATATTTTTTTTAATTCATCAACCATATCTAATTTTTCCCAAGTAAATTCTTCAAGCTCTCTTCCAAAATGACCGTATGCAGCAGTTTTCTTGTAAATCGGTCTTAAAAGATCTAGTTTTTTAATAATTGCACCTGGCCTAAAGTCAAATAATTCAAGAACTGCTTTTAAAATTTTATCTTCCTCAATTTTAGCTGTACCAAATGTGTTTATCATTACTGAAACGGGTTTTGCTTTTCCTATTGCATATGCAACTTGAACCATAAATTTGTCTGCCAAACCAGCTGCAACAACATTCTTTGCAACATACCTTGCGAAATAATGCGCAGATCTATCTACTTTTGTAGGATCCTTTCCACTAAATGCTCCTCCACCATGAGGAATAGAACCACCATATGTATCAACTATAATTTTTCTGCCAGTTAAACCGGTATCTGCAGATGGTCCTCCTAATACAAATCTTCCAGTTGGGTTTACAAGGATCTTCACTTTATCATCCATTAAATTTTCGGGAATAATTGGCTCAATAACATGCTTAATAAGGACATCTTTGATTTCTTCAATAGTAACATCTGGTTCATGTTGCGTTGAAATTAAAATTGTATCAACTCTAACAGGTCTATCATTCTCATCATATTCAACAGTTACCTGTGTCTTACCATCAGGCCTTAAAAACGGAACTATACCATTTTTTCTGACTTCTGAAAGTCTAATTGCAAGTTTGTGAGCTAACATTATTGGTAATGGCATTAATTCTTTCGTTTCATTAGTTGCATAACCAAACATCATACCTTGGTCACCAGCACCAACTAATTCAAGTTCATCAGCTGCATTTAGTTCTCCTTCTTTGACCTCAAGTGCTTTATCAACCCCAAGAGCTATATCCGGTGATTGACTATGAATAGACGAAAGTACAGCACAAGTCTCACCATCAAATCCGTACTTAGCCCTTGTATAACCAATATCCAAAATAGTCTTTCTTACTATATCTTGAATATCCACGTATGCTCTGGTAGTTACCTCACCCGAAACAATAGCAATACCTGTTGTAACTAACGTTTCCACTGCAACTCTTGACTTTGGATCTTGTTCTAACATCGCGTCCAAGATAGCATCACTGATTTGATCTGCTACCTTATCTGGATGACCTTCTGTAACGCTTTCACTCGTAAAAAGTTTTCTCATCGCTCAACCTCCTTTTCATAATCTTCTTTGGAGATAAACTTTCCTCCAAATATATCAAAACTTACTGGTTTATATGCACCAGTAAATTGTGCTTTCACTTCAATCTTATTAGGACATTTTGAACCAACATATACCTTTTCTATTTTATACGCTATATTTTTATTATCATACTCTATCAAAAAATCGTATCCTTTTCTCAAATAACTTCTAAACATCTCTCCACATTTATCACATTTTATATATATAACCAATGAATCTTTATCTTTGTAAAATGGGTTTTTTGATAAATTCTTCTTTCTTTTAAAAAACATGCCTATCTCTCCCGTTTCAGATTAAAACTAAATTCTTTCTTTCTATTCCAAAAATCAAAAACCTCAATTCTCACCTGAAAAAAGTCTAAATTTGTATTCAAAGTTGGAAAATTATTGATTTTTATAGGTGTCCCCAAAACTTCAGGATATAACCTATAATACGTCTTATATATATAGCCTGCTGCAATTGAATCTTTCGAGTACACTGAATATGGTTTATAAAATTCTTCCATAGGTATCTCATCAAGTAATATATCATACATTAATTTGTTTGCAAAGTAAAGCTTTATTTCTTTAAGACCAAGCATATTATTGTTAATTTTTAGAAAAGCATTCATTTCAATTTTTGGATAATCTCCTGTAAAAGTATAAACAGAACCTCTATTATATTCTACTTTCTTACCATCTATAATCAATTCTTTCAAGATAATATCACCTTCAGGTGGAGCAATTTCAAAAAATTCCAAAGGATCCACTAAAATAGATTCATCATGGTTCCTTATTTCAATATGACAATGTGGTTTGACTGCTTCCCCCGTTTTTCCTGAATAAGCAATAACATCTCCTTTAGAAAAACTAATTTCATTATCGGAAAATTCTATAACCACTTTTTCATTTTGAAACTCCTTAACCACGTCATCTACAATTGGCTGTAATACATAATTAAAGCTTCTCAAATGTGCATACAATGAGCGATAACCATTGGGATGTTGCAAAACAATAATGTTACCATAAATTGGATCGTTTAACTCTAACCGAACTACATACCCCTCATAAATTGCTCTAATGGGAATTCCTTCTTTAGAAAATGTACTAAAATCAATTCCTCCGTGAAAATGAGGAGAATTCCCAGTGCTTCTAAACTCTGCAAATGAAGAAGTTAAATAACTATCATCAACTGGTGGAATAAATCCCGAAAAAGACAGTACAGAAATAAAAACTATTAGTAAAAATAAATTTTTTTTCATATCTATTGTCAAACCTCCTTAAAATTTATTCTATCAATCTCATACAATAACAAATCCAAATTTATCTTTTTTCTAGCTGATATAAATATAGCTTTTTTATATTCACCCTTTAATTTTTTCAAATAATCCAAATTACAAAGATCAATTTTATTAAATACAAGAATCATTTTCTTATCTTTTATTCCGAGCTCTTCTAATGTTTCAAAAATCACCTTTATTTTATCTTTAAAGTTAATATCTGATGCATCAACAAGAATTAAAATTAAATCCGAATAAACAATCTCCTCTAAAGTTGAATGGAATGCTTCAACAATTAATGGATGCAATTTCTTTATAAACCCCACGGTATCTGAAAATAACACATAAGCCCCAGATGGTAGCCTTACCCTTCTTGTGATAGGAGACACCGTTGAAAACATCTCATTTTTAGAGTAAAGTAAATCCTTTGATAAAGCAGAAAGCAAAGTAGTTTTTCCAGCATTAGTATACCCAACAATTGAAATCTTAATTAAGTTTGACTTTATCCTTTTTTTTCTTTGAACATCCCTATTTTTTCTTATTTCATACAATTCTTTCTCTAAAAAAGAAACTCTCTTCTTTAAATACCTTTTTGTATACTCCAACTTTGTCTCACCAGGTCCTCGTGTTCCAATACCACCACCAAGTCTTGAAAGTTCCTTTCCTTTTCCAACTAAATACGACATAAGATATTTCAACCTGGCAATTTCAACTTGTAATTTTCCTTCCTTTGTTTTAGCATGTTTTGCAAATATTTCCAATATCAGTTCCGTTCTATCATAAACCTTGTTTTCAATTGTCCTTTCGATGTTTCTTCTTTGAATAATAGTTAAATCATCATTTATAATTAAATAATCTATATTCCCACTTTCAAATAACAAATTAAATTTCTCCAAAAAACCCCTACCAAAATAAAACCTTGCATCAGGTTTTTTTCTTTTTTGAAACACCCTATCTATTACGTTCCAACTTAAAGTTTTACACAACGATTCTAATTCATAAAACGATTCGTCAATAAATTCACTATAAATACCAGCTATAATAACATTATTCTTCTCCATTACTTTCCTTTTCATTATTTTCACTTTCATCTTGCGACTGTTTACTCGTTAATCTAACAAACGCCTCAGGCATAATAGTACTTACAGCATGTTTGTAAATTAAATTTTGCTGACTACCATTTTCCAAAAGCATGGTAAAATTATCAAATGATCGTATAATCCCCTTAGTTTGAAAACCGTTTACTAAATAAACTTTTACAGGAATTTTGCTAGTTCTTAAAATGTTCAAAAACCTATCCTGTAAATTAAATTTCTCTGCCATACCTATTCCCCCTTTTTAACGTATAGTTCCTTTGGAAAAGAAAAATAAACATTAACACTCTTAATAAAAATATCCGTTTGTTCTCCATCAACTAAAATATAAATTCTATCTATACCATTTATGTTCTCAAATAACGAATATAAAATCTGTAAAACTAACATTACTTCTCTATCAATTGAATAGTTTTGTATACTTTTAGAGGACAAATCTATAATCAATGCCGTATCTACAAAATAATATGCATTCAAAATACCTTTTGGTACAAATGTTTCGATACCATCACTAAGTTTGTATGTAGAAAGTTTCTCAAAAATTTCTTGTACAGAATTAATTTTCCCAACATCTAGGAAAATTATATCATCATTTTTCACAAAAGCAATCTCAGAAGAAAATAAAAACAATGAAAAAAACAAAAACAATAAAATCAATTTTTTCACATAATTTCCTCCTCAATGAACTTTTTTATATCATTCCACGTTTCTTTGGGTGCAAATATTATTATTCCAGGCAAATCCTTTGGTAATTGTACAAAAGGTAAATAGTATATCTTAAGTTTAAATCTTTTTGAAGTCACTTTTCCTATTTTTTCTGATATAGAAAATATCTTCCAATCTTTACCATCAAAATCTGGAGAATAGTTTGGAACAAAAATTATATTTAAATTAGAATCTTTAAACACCAACGCAAAACTCTTTGAATCATACGAATCTATCTTTTCTCCAAAAACTTTAACTATTAAATTGTCAATATTGTATTCTCTAAAAAACTGAATAATTACTCTTCCAGGGAGCTTGTTAATCTCCATCTCAAAGTTTAAATCTATCTTTTTTGAGAAAATTATAGCCCCTTTTTCAAATAATGAATCATCATAGTAAATTAACCCTTGTGAGTAAACTTTCAATAAATCTTCATTCTTCGAAATCTCTAACTTATATTCTCCATTATAATCAAACTGTATATAGCTTCTAAAATCAACAACTTTAGATATTATCATATCCGGTAAACGATAACTTTTTTCATCTTTTCTAAAAGGTATATCAAAAAACTTAAATATATCTTCAATTGAAACCTCTTCTACTGGTTTTTCATCCAAAACTAATACATTTCTTGAAAAAGAAACGAATTTTCCTTTCCATTCAATATATTTAAACGAAGAAATGGCCCCTGTAGATGGAGATTCCACCCTTAAAAAATTTGAATAATCGTTTAACAAGGCATAAGTAGAATCAAAATCAATTTCTTCTATTTTTATAGATCTTCCACCATAGCTTATATTAAACGCAAAGGAGATTATAGCAACAAAAACAAGCAATACAGAAAGTCTTCTCAATATTTAAAAACACTCCTTCCGATAAATTCTCTTATTAAAGATGTTCTAGGAATATCTTCAATATTTGTAATTGGGAGGAAATATTCCAAAATTTTCAATAACCTTGTTACTTCAGAATACTCTGGAACATTGTCTGGAACAACTATTAAAAGCTGCTCAGCAAAAATCTTTAATACTGAAATCTCGTATACAAGCGCACTGTTAAACATTATATCGGCATTTTCTTGGTAGGGAAAGATATTTCTATCTTCTCCTCTTCTCACACTTGGCCACATCTTCAACGTTGCTAAAGCATCATGATTTCTGAATTTACTATCTCTAACTATT is from Thermosipho affectus and encodes:
- a CDS encoding type II secretion system F family protein; the encoded protein is MKFVYLAYNKDMKKVKGEIEASSLQEALGRLKSNGLMIVDIKESKKRKGLKNIFGIPLKDIVFFTRQLETMIKAGLRLREAIYILSNQEIFSKRFRNVLVNVVNELDVGTSLTEAFKKQGVFDEVFINMLKAGEEGGVLEETLEKLSNYYENLNRTQQQVKTAMVYPIFILSFAIVVVLVISLFILPKLFSVFGNIPTSGLISTLVKLNKLLTENGFLVGFFSVLIFIGIYVFFKTEYGKIFKEFLGNLFPPIRKLREKITYERFSRTFGVLVGSGVSIIDSLEMAAKASNNRKFISKIKSVEEKVKSGSSLKQALKSEKVFPQIIYEMIGTGEETGKLEVVMEKVADFFDDQIQQDTKKLLSMLEPLMIAFVGLFIAFLAYTMYSTIFQMQSTFGG
- a CDS encoding ATP-binding cassette domain-containing protein produces the protein MIFEKVEYIYNQNTPFEKHVLKDINFRINDGETVFILGNTGSGKTTLLYLLDFLIKPTSGKIWIDDFRDPYENPYEYRKKIGFSFQFPERQFFSEKVRDEIYFSIKNFEVENPKMRFKEVVNFFDLNEYLDRSPFQLSGGEQRRIAIASAVAHNPDILILDEPTVGLDRKNEKKIIQYLKKWNDDARKTLIIVTHDFEKFVDFKGIVYELNEGILRKRGVKH
- a CDS encoding class I SAM-dependent methyltransferase, which codes for MFEHYYTEKPTSKLKVREIVLTLKNGHIYKFKSPSGVYSFGKIDKATKILIENVNIDSGKVLDLGCGYGVIGITLKKENPNIDLYMSDINERAVEFAKINAKNNNVNAVVKQGYLFEVWQGEKFDHIISNPPIVAGKKVWMELIEKSKEHLNLNGTLQLVAYHNKGGKRIREYMRNIFGNVKELCKEGGIRVYYSEKYENDF
- a CDS encoding flavin reductase family protein — translated: MDVVKKIYNSTVVVTMRLNDKINGISVAWITRVSINPKLIVISIGKERFSYLLLKSSSFFGVNILSKFQKDLAIHFGSVSGRDYDKFEGIDYELSKNGIPILKGIVGYIECEIVRIYDAGDHSIFVGKIIDEKLYNNVEPLLYGEHKILEGF
- a CDS encoding transketolase codes for the protein MIKKLKNISKQCRADILTMTTVAGSGHPGGSMSSIDLLVTLYSFANIFPNDPWNENRDRILVSHGHISPAVYSTLSAYGFINRDDVLSGFRHPGSIFEGHITRGIPGIEWTTGNLGQGLSAGVGMALAAKLKKQQHHVYVLMSDGESAKGQVTEARRTAKKYNLDNLTVIIDYNDIQISGRARDIMYVNIKEEYEAAGWNVIEIDGHDFEQILSALKIAKNDKNPTVIIAHTIIGKGVSFMEDTPKYHGKPLSLDEYKKALKELGISIDINKYIEMRKKIDISEHKKIYLKYPISINTGKPIIYKEKIDNRTALGNAIADLATLNDNVIAIDCDLKSSVKLDKLDQVKPESLIEIGVQEHNAAAIAGALSAEGFVTFFADFGVFGIDETFNQHRLNAINNTNLKVVVTHCGIDVGEDGKTHHALNYISAPLSWFGFKVIVPADPNQTDKVIRYIATQYGNYVVAMGRSKIEPITKSDGSIFYDENYEFEYGKIDVIRDGEEIVVITYGSVLPHALKAVDELEKEGIKVGLLNVSCPYDLDEEILSRYARKKVVVFEDHNIYNGLGTLLESKLFNLKIIPEKFVKVGIDRFPVSGNSKYLFDIYGLDSQKIKETIKNLI
- the rpsT gene encoding 30S ribosomal protein S20 encodes the protein MPNIKSAKRRVKVSERNRLINKAYKTRMKNSIKKVLEALNEGKDRDEVEKLYKVAQGFIDKAAKIGAIHKNEASRRKSRLMKKINKHFASKE
- the metK gene encoding methionine adenosyltransferase — encoded protein: MRKLFTSESVTEGHPDKVADQISDAILDAMLEQDPKSRVAVETLVTTGIAIVSGEVTTRAYVDIQDIVRKTILDIGYTRAKYGFDGETCAVLSSIHSQSPDIALGVDKALEVKEGELNAADELELVGAGDQGMMFGYATNETKELMPLPIMLAHKLAIRLSEVRKNGIVPFLRPDGKTQVTVEYDENDRPVRVDTILISTQHEPDVTIEEIKDVLIKHVIEPIIPENLMDDKVKILVNPTGRFVLGGPSADTGLTGRKIIVDTYGGSIPHGGGAFSGKDPTKVDRSAHYFARYVAKNVVAAGLADKFMVQVAYAIGKAKPVSVMINTFGTAKIEEDKILKAVLELFDFRPGAIIKKLDLLRPIYKKTAAYGHFGRELEEFTWEKLDMVDELKKIL
- a CDS encoding M23 family metallopeptidase, which gives rise to MKKNLFLLIVFISVLSFSGFIPPVDDSYLTSSFAEFRSTGNSPHFHGGIDFSTFSKEGIPIRAIYEGYVVRLELNDPIYGNIIVLQHPNGYRSLYAHLRSFNYVLQPIVDDVVKEFQNEKVVIEFSDNEISFSKGDVIAYSGKTGEAVKPHCHIEIRNHDESILVDPLEFFEIAPPEGDIILKELIIDGKKVEYNRGSVYTFTGDYPKIEMNAFLKINNNMLGLKEIKLYFANKLMYDILLDEIPMEEFYKPYSVYSKDSIAAGYIYKTYYRLYPEVLGTPIKINNFPTLNTNLDFFQVRIEVFDFWNRKKEFSFNLKRER
- the hflX gene encoding GTPase HflX, whose amino-acid sequence is MKRKVMEKNNVIIAGIYSEFIDESFYELESLCKTLSWNVIDRVFQKRKKPDARFYFGRGFLEKFNLLFESGNIDYLIINDDLTIIQRRNIERTIENKVYDRTELILEIFAKHAKTKEGKLQVEIARLKYLMSYLVGKGKELSRLGGGIGTRGPGETKLEYTKRYLKKRVSFLEKELYEIRKNRDVQRKKRIKSNLIKISIVGYTNAGKTTLLSALSKDLLYSKNEMFSTVSPITRRVRLPSGAYVLFSDTVGFIKKLHPLIVEAFHSTLEEIVYSDLILILVDASDINFKDKIKVIFETLEELGIKDKKMILVFNKIDLCNLDYLKKLKGEYKKAIFISARKKINLDLLLYEIDRINFKEV
- the hfq gene encoding RNA chaperone Hfq, giving the protein MAEKFNLQDRFLNILRTSKIPVKVYLVNGFQTKGIIRSFDNFTMLLENGSQQNLIYKHAVSTIMPEAFVRLTSKQSQDESENNEKESNGEE